Part of the Candidatus Methylomirabilota bacterium genome is shown below.
CCACAGTCGCCTCGCGCCGTTCCAGAAGCTCGCTCGGATGCTGCGCGCCCATCTCGACGGGGTCCTCGTCTGGACCCAGCTCCGCGTCAGCAACGGCGCCCTCGAGGGCATGAACAACAAGGTCAAGGTCATCAGCCATCGCGCGTACGGCTACCGGACTCCCTGGACCTACATCGCGAACATCTACCATTGCTGTGCGGGGCTCCCGCTGCCGTGACACTCTTGGGAGACGAGCCCGTTGTGTTACGAGCGCAAAGGCAGAAAATTATAGCTTATCGCCGCCGCGCCTACAAACTAGGCGGCTTGCTGTCGACGGTGAAGTAGCGGTGACCGCCTGCTCGACGGTTTGCATGAGAGCGGTCACCTCCCGCAAGGCGACCGTCTGTTGGACTTTCGTCAAAGTAGCACCCTTATCAGCGCCTGGAACACTGCCCTCAATCTTGCGCGGCGCCATGGCCGCTGCGGGCGTGTTCGC
Proteins encoded:
- a CDS encoding transposase; protein product: MLQWLWRASHSRLAPFQKLARMLRAHLDGVLVWTQLRVSNGALEGMNNKVKVISHRAYGYRTPWTYIANIYHCCAGLPLP